One part of the Streptomyces nigra genome encodes these proteins:
- a CDS encoding enoyl-CoA hydratase family protein, which translates to MSPFTGSAARTPDWEHLRVEHADGVATVTLARPDKLNALTFGAYADLRDLLAELSRERAVRALVLAGEGRGFCSGGDVDDIIGATLSMDTAQLLDFNRMTGQVVRAVRECPFPVIAALHGVAAGAGAVLALAADFRVADPTARFAFLFTRVGLSGGDMGAAYLLPRVVGLGHATRLLMLGDTVRAPEAERIGLISELTEEGRADEAAQALARRLADGPALAYAQTKALLTAELDMPLAAAVEMDASTQALLMNGEDYAEFHAAFTEKRPPKWRGR; encoded by the coding sequence ATGAGTCCCTTCACCGGCTCCGCCGCCCGCACCCCCGACTGGGAGCATCTGCGGGTCGAGCACGCCGACGGAGTCGCCACCGTCACCCTGGCCCGCCCCGACAAGCTCAACGCGCTCACCTTCGGCGCCTACGCCGACCTGCGCGACCTGCTCGCCGAACTGTCCCGGGAGCGGGCCGTGCGCGCCCTCGTGCTGGCCGGCGAGGGCCGCGGCTTCTGCTCCGGCGGCGACGTCGACGACATCATCGGCGCGACCCTGTCCATGGACACCGCCCAGCTCCTCGACTTCAACCGGATGACCGGCCAGGTCGTGCGGGCCGTACGGGAGTGCCCGTTCCCGGTGATCGCGGCCCTGCACGGGGTGGCCGCCGGCGCCGGCGCCGTCCTCGCGCTGGCCGCCGACTTCCGGGTCGCCGACCCCACCGCCCGCTTCGCGTTCCTGTTCACCCGGGTCGGCCTCTCCGGCGGCGACATGGGCGCCGCCTACCTGCTGCCCCGCGTCGTCGGCCTCGGCCACGCCACCCGGCTGCTGATGCTCGGCGACACCGTGCGCGCCCCCGAGGCCGAGCGGATCGGCCTGATCAGCGAACTGACCGAGGAGGGGCGGGCCGACGAGGCCGCCCAGGCCCTGGCCCGCCGCCTGGCCGACGGCCCCGCCCTCGCGTACGCCCAGACCAAGGCGCTCCTGACGGCCGAACTGGACATGCCGCTCGCCGCGGCCGTCGAGATGGACGCCTCCACCCAGGCCCTCCTCATGAACGGCGAGGACTACGCCGAGTTCCACGCCGCCTTCACCGAGAAGCGGCCCCCCAAGTGGCGGGGGCGGTGA
- a CDS encoding bifunctional salicylyl-CoA 5-hydroxylase/oxidoreductase encodes MAGAVTVPDSAQRVAVVGGGPGGLYAAALLKRLDPARSVTVWERNAPDDTFGFGVVLSDETLGGIEHADPVVYAALQRHFVRWDDIDIVHAGTRQTSGGHGFAALGRKRLLQILHERCRELGVDLRFRSEAPDVDRLAAEHDLVVAADGVHSTTRDTYSHVFRPHVATHRCRYIWLAADFAFDAFRFEIAGTEHGVMQLHGYPYSRPSPDHHPSTKPSGPQHRCGASTVIVEMREEVWRAAGFDELDEQESVARCAKIFADALGGRPLKANKSAWTTFRTVVNEHWSHGNVVLLGDAAHTAHFSIGSGTKLAVEDALALAACLTEQPDVASALAAYEAERKPVVASTQRAARASLEWFENIGLYLDQPPRQFAFNLLTRSRRVTHDNLRLRDASFTEAVERDFGCPPGTPPMFTPFRLRGLTLRNRVVVSPMDMYSATDGVPGDFHLVHLGARALGGAGLVMTEMVCVSPEGRITPGCAGLYTGQQAEAWKRVVRFVHTQAPGTAIGVQLGHSGRKGSTKLMWEGIDEPLEEGNWPLAAASPIPYRPDSQTPRELTRSQLTDIREQFTSAAWRAARAGFDLLELHCAHGYLLSGFLSPLTNHRTDAYGGSLERRLRFPLEVFDAVRAVWPAERPMTVRISATDWAEGGTSAEDAVDIARAFAEHGADAIDVSTGQVVADERPEFGRSYQTPYADRIRHATGRPVIAVGAISSWDDVNSLILAGRTDLCALARPHLYDPHWTLHAAAEQGYDGPGAVWPAPYRAGSRRPQTGRTDAPKPRLTLGS; translated from the coding sequence GTGGCGGGGGCGGTGACCGTGCCGGACAGCGCCCAGCGTGTCGCCGTCGTCGGCGGCGGCCCCGGCGGCCTCTACGCCGCCGCGCTCCTCAAGCGCCTCGACCCGGCCCGCTCGGTGACCGTCTGGGAGCGCAACGCCCCCGACGACACCTTCGGCTTCGGCGTCGTCCTCTCCGACGAGACCCTCGGCGGCATCGAGCACGCCGACCCCGTCGTGTACGCCGCGCTGCAGCGGCACTTCGTCCGCTGGGACGACATCGACATCGTGCACGCCGGCACCCGCCAGACCTCCGGCGGACACGGTTTCGCCGCGCTCGGCAGGAAGCGGCTGCTGCAGATCCTGCACGAGCGGTGCCGCGAGCTCGGCGTGGACCTCCGCTTCCGCTCCGAGGCCCCGGACGTGGACCGGCTGGCCGCCGAGCACGACCTCGTCGTCGCCGCCGACGGTGTGCACAGCACCACCCGCGACACCTACAGCCATGTGTTCCGCCCCCATGTGGCCACGCACCGCTGCCGCTACATCTGGCTCGCCGCCGATTTCGCCTTCGACGCCTTCCGCTTCGAGATCGCGGGGACCGAGCACGGCGTGATGCAACTGCACGGCTACCCCTATTCCCGCCCGTCACCCGACCACCACCCCTCGACGAAGCCCTCCGGGCCCCAGCATCGATGCGGCGCCTCCACCGTCATCGTCGAGATGCGCGAAGAGGTGTGGCGGGCCGCCGGGTTCGACGAACTCGACGAGCAGGAGTCCGTCGCGCGCTGCGCCAAGATCTTCGCCGACGCGCTCGGCGGACGCCCGCTGAAGGCCAACAAGTCGGCCTGGACCACCTTCCGTACGGTCGTCAACGAGCACTGGTCGCACGGCAACGTCGTCCTCCTCGGGGACGCCGCCCACACCGCCCACTTCTCCATCGGCTCCGGCACCAAGCTCGCCGTCGAGGACGCCCTCGCGCTCGCCGCCTGCCTCACCGAACAGCCGGACGTGGCGAGCGCGCTCGCCGCCTACGAGGCCGAGCGCAAGCCGGTGGTCGCCTCGACGCAGCGCGCCGCCCGGGCCAGCCTCGAATGGTTCGAGAACATCGGCCTCTATCTCGACCAGCCGCCCCGCCAGTTCGCGTTCAACCTGCTCACCCGCAGCCGCCGTGTCACCCACGACAATCTGCGGCTGCGCGACGCCTCCTTCACCGAGGCCGTGGAACGCGACTTCGGCTGCCCGCCCGGCACACCCCCCATGTTCACGCCGTTCCGGCTGCGCGGACTGACCCTGCGCAACCGGGTCGTGGTCTCCCCGATGGACATGTACTCCGCCACCGACGGCGTCCCCGGCGACTTCCACCTCGTCCACCTCGGCGCCCGCGCCCTCGGCGGCGCCGGACTGGTGATGACCGAGATGGTGTGCGTCAGCCCCGAGGGCCGTATCACCCCCGGCTGCGCGGGCCTCTACACCGGGCAACAGGCCGAGGCGTGGAAACGCGTCGTGCGGTTCGTGCACACCCAGGCGCCCGGCACCGCCATCGGCGTCCAGCTCGGCCACAGCGGCCGCAAGGGCTCGACCAAGCTCATGTGGGAGGGCATCGACGAGCCGCTGGAGGAGGGGAACTGGCCGCTCGCCGCCGCCTCCCCGATCCCGTACCGCCCGGACTCCCAGACCCCGCGCGAGCTCACCCGCTCCCAGCTCACCGACATCCGCGAGCAGTTCACGTCCGCCGCCTGGCGGGCCGCCCGTGCCGGCTTCGACCTCCTCGAACTGCACTGCGCGCACGGCTATCTGCTCTCCGGCTTCCTCTCCCCGCTGACGAACCACCGCACCGACGCCTACGGCGGCTCCCTGGAGCGGCGGCTGCGCTTCCCGCTGGAGGTCTTCGACGCCGTACGCGCCGTCTGGCCCGCGGAACGCCCCATGACCGTCCGGATCTCCGCCACCGACTGGGCCGAGGGCGGCACGAGCGCCGAGGACGCCGTGGACATCGCCCGCGCCTTCGCCGAGCACGGCGCCGACGCCATCGACGTCTCCACCGGACAGGTCGTCGCCGACGAACGCCCCGAGTTCGGACGGTCGTACCAGACGCCGTACGCCGACCGGATCCGGCACGCCACCGGCCGCCCGGTGATCGCCGTCGGCGCCATCTCGTCCTGGGACGACGTCAACTCGCTGATCCTCGCGGGCCGCACCGACCTGTGCGCCCTCGCCCGGCCCCACCTGTACGACCCGCACTGGACCCTGCACGCGGCGGCCGAACAGGGCTACGACGGCCCGGGCGCCGTCTGGCCGGCCCCCTACCGGGCGGGCAGCCGCCGCCCCCAGACCGGCCGCACCGACGCCCCGAAGCCCCGCCTCACACTGGGTAGTTGA
- a CDS encoding PaaX family transcriptional regulator, whose amino-acid sequence MINVSDQHAPRSLIVTLYGAYGRHMPGPVPVAELIRLLAAVGVDAPSVRSSVSRLKRRGLLLPARTDRGAAGYELSPEARQLLDDGDRRIYATAPPEDEGWVLAVFSVPESERQKRHVLRSRLAGLGFGTAAPGVWIAPARLHEEARHSLQRLRLDAYVDFFRGEHLGFTPTAEAVARWWDLAAIAKEHEAFLDRHARVLRAWEQRADTDPEEAYRDYLLALDSWRHLPYTDPGLPARLLPPDWPGARSAAVFRGLHERLRDAGAVFAGL is encoded by the coding sequence ATGATCAACGTGTCCGACCAGCATGCACCACGGTCTCTCATCGTCACGCTCTACGGCGCCTACGGCCGCCATATGCCCGGCCCGGTACCGGTGGCCGAGCTGATCAGACTGCTGGCGGCGGTGGGCGTGGACGCCCCCTCGGTCCGCTCGTCGGTGTCCCGGCTGAAGCGGCGCGGCCTGCTGCTCCCGGCCCGTACGGACCGGGGCGCGGCGGGGTACGAACTGTCGCCGGAGGCCCGCCAGTTGCTCGACGACGGCGACCGCCGGATCTACGCCACGGCGCCGCCCGAGGACGAGGGCTGGGTGCTCGCGGTGTTCTCGGTGCCGGAGTCGGAGCGGCAGAAGCGGCATGTGCTGCGCTCGCGGCTGGCCGGGCTGGGCTTCGGCACGGCGGCGCCGGGTGTGTGGATCGCCCCGGCCCGGCTGCACGAGGAGGCCCGGCACAGCCTTCAGCGGCTGCGGCTGGACGCGTACGTGGACTTCTTCCGGGGTGAGCACCTCGGTTTCACCCCGACCGCCGAGGCCGTCGCGCGCTGGTGGGACCTGGCCGCGATCGCCAAGGAGCACGAGGCGTTCCTCGACCGGCACGCGCGCGTGCTGCGCGCCTGGGAGCAGCGGGCGGACACCGACCCGGAGGAGGCGTACCGCGACTATCTGCTCGCCCTGGACTCCTGGCGGCATCTGCCGTACACCGATCCGGGGCTGCCCGCGCGGCTGCTGCCGCCGGACTGGCCGGGCGCGCGCTCGGCCGCCGTCTTCCGCGGGCTGCACGAGCGGCTGCGGGACGCGGGGGCCGTGTTCGCCGGTCTGTGA
- a CDS encoding AMP-binding protein, with product MAGLHRSAHVDTFARDHLPPPDQWPELLFELPGLHYPERLNAAAELLDGPDGDRPVFHTPAGASWTYDVLRARVDRLAHVLTGELGVVPGNRVLLRGPTTPWLAACWLAVLKAGAVAVTVLAQQRPHELRTMCEIAEVRHALCDVRAVDDLAKAEVPGLRITTYGGDGPDDLLRRPAPDTPYPAADTAADDVALIAFTSGTTGRPKGCMHFHRDVLAIADTFSEHVLRPHEDDVFAGSPPLGFTFGLGGLVVFPMRAGASALLLEQAGPKQLLPAIAGHRVSVLFTAPTAYRAMLDALDGHDVSSLRRCVSAGENLPAATWRAWHERTGLRVVNGIGATELLHIFISAADDAIRPGTTGVAVPGWQARVVDAEGREVPDGEPGLLAVRGPVGCRYLGDPRQREYVRHGWNITGDTYVRDADGYFRYVARADDMIISAGYNIAGPEVEEALLRHPDVLETAVVGRADEARGQIVVAYAVLRDGARRDAEALRAFVKAELAPYKCPREIVFLDALPRTATGKLQRFRLRDADDPPGDRQ from the coding sequence ATGGCCGGTCTGCACCGCTCCGCGCACGTCGACACCTTCGCGCGGGACCATCTGCCGCCGCCCGACCAGTGGCCGGAGCTGCTGTTCGAGCTGCCGGGACTGCACTACCCCGAGCGGCTCAACGCCGCCGCCGAACTGCTGGACGGCCCCGACGGCGACCGGCCCGTCTTCCACACCCCGGCCGGCGCGTCCTGGACGTACGACGTGCTGCGGGCCCGCGTCGACCGGCTCGCCCATGTGCTCACCGGTGAACTCGGGGTCGTCCCCGGCAACCGGGTGCTGCTGCGCGGCCCCACCACGCCCTGGCTCGCCGCGTGCTGGCTGGCGGTGCTGAAGGCGGGCGCGGTCGCCGTCACCGTGCTGGCCCAGCAGCGGCCGCACGAGCTGCGGACCATGTGCGAGATCGCCGAGGTCCGGCACGCGCTGTGCGACGTCCGGGCGGTCGACGACCTCGCCAAGGCCGAGGTGCCGGGGCTGCGCATCACGACGTACGGCGGTGACGGCCCGGACGACCTGCTGCGGCGGCCGGCGCCGGACACGCCGTACCCGGCCGCCGACACCGCCGCCGACGACGTCGCGCTCATCGCCTTCACCTCGGGGACCACCGGCCGGCCCAAGGGCTGTATGCACTTCCACCGGGATGTGCTGGCGATCGCCGACACCTTCTCGGAGCATGTGCTGCGGCCTCATGAGGACGACGTGTTCGCGGGCAGTCCCCCGCTCGGGTTCACCTTCGGCCTCGGCGGGCTCGTCGTCTTCCCGATGCGAGCGGGCGCCAGCGCCCTGCTGCTGGAACAGGCCGGGCCCAAGCAGCTGTTGCCGGCGATCGCCGGGCACCGGGTGTCCGTACTGTTCACCGCGCCGACCGCGTACCGGGCGATGCTCGACGCGCTCGACGGGCACGACGTCTCCTCGCTGCGGCGCTGTGTCTCCGCGGGCGAGAACCTGCCCGCGGCCACCTGGCGGGCCTGGCACGAGCGGACCGGGCTGCGCGTCGTCAACGGCATCGGCGCCACCGAGCTGCTGCACATCTTCATCTCGGCGGCCGACGACGCGATCCGGCCCGGGACGACCGGGGTCGCCGTGCCCGGCTGGCAGGCGCGGGTCGTGGACGCCGAGGGCCGGGAGGTGCCGGACGGGGAGCCCGGGCTGCTGGCCGTGCGCGGGCCGGTGGGCTGCCGCTATCTCGGCGACCCCCGTCAGCGCGAGTACGTGCGGCACGGCTGGAACATCACGGGCGACACCTATGTCCGCGACGCCGACGGCTACTTCCGGTACGTCGCGCGCGCCGACGACATGATCATCTCGGCCGGGTACAACATCGCGGGACCCGAGGTCGAGGAGGCCCTGCTGCGCCACCCGGACGTGCTGGAGACGGCCGTCGTGGGGCGCGCCGACGAGGCACGCGGCCAGATCGTGGTGGCGTACGCCGTGCTCCGGGACGGGGCGCGCCGGGACGCGGAGGCGCTGCGCGCGTTCGTCAAGGCCGAGCTGGCGCCGTACAAGTGCCCGCGGGAGATCGTCTTCCTGGACGCGCTGCCGCGCACCGCGACCGGCAAGCTCCAGCGGTTCCGGCTGCGCGATGCGGACGACCCGCCCGGCGACCGGCAGTGA
- a CDS encoding acyl-CoA dehydrogenase family protein: MPAFSLDPPQTAWCAELRAVAAERLRPLAEKGEPGHVNRALVAELGQLGLLERLFTSGAVDLCLMRESLAYACTEAETALALQGLGAHPVYAHGTPAQRERWLPRVADGTAIAAFALSEPAAGSDAAALELRAEAGASEPVAEPDGGARWRLTGEKCWISNAPEADFYTVFARTIPGAGARGVTAFLVPADRPGLTGTGLDMLSPHPIGALRFDAVPVSADDVLGEIDRGFRVAMGTLNLFRPSVGAFAVGMAQAALDATLAHTAERDAFGGKLKDLQTVAHQVAEMALRTEAARLMVYAAATAYDEGATDVPKRAAMAKLLATETAQYVVDQAVQLHGARALRRGHLLEHLYREVRAPRIYEGASEVQRGIIAKELYATREAAQ; encoded by the coding sequence ATGCCCGCATTCTCACTCGATCCACCGCAGACCGCCTGGTGCGCCGAGCTGCGCGCCGTCGCCGCCGAACGACTGCGCCCCCTCGCGGAGAAAGGCGAACCCGGGCACGTCAACCGCGCACTCGTCGCCGAACTCGGACAACTCGGGCTGCTGGAGCGGCTGTTCACCTCCGGAGCCGTCGACCTGTGCCTGATGCGGGAGTCCCTCGCCTACGCCTGCACCGAGGCCGAGACCGCGCTCGCCCTCCAGGGCCTGGGCGCCCACCCCGTATACGCCCACGGCACCCCCGCCCAGCGGGAGCGCTGGCTGCCCCGGGTGGCCGACGGCACGGCGATCGCCGCCTTCGCACTGAGTGAGCCGGCGGCCGGGTCCGACGCGGCGGCACTGGAACTCCGGGCGGAGGCGGGGGCGTCCGAACCGGTCGCCGAGCCCGACGGTGGCGCCCGCTGGCGGCTCACCGGTGAGAAGTGCTGGATCTCCAACGCCCCCGAGGCCGACTTCTACACCGTCTTCGCTCGCACCATCCCCGGCGCGGGCGCGCGCGGCGTGACCGCCTTCCTGGTCCCCGCCGACCGTCCCGGCCTCACCGGGACCGGCCTCGACATGCTGTCCCCGCACCCCATCGGCGCCCTGCGCTTCGACGCCGTGCCCGTCAGCGCGGACGACGTGCTCGGCGAGATCGACCGCGGCTTCCGGGTCGCCATGGGCACCCTCAACCTCTTCCGGCCCAGCGTCGGCGCCTTCGCCGTCGGCATGGCCCAGGCCGCCCTCGACGCCACGCTCGCCCACACCGCCGAACGGGACGCGTTCGGCGGCAAGTTGAAGGACCTCCAGACCGTCGCCCACCAGGTCGCCGAGATGGCACTGCGCACCGAGGCGGCCCGCCTCATGGTGTACGCGGCGGCGACGGCGTACGACGAGGGCGCGACGGACGTCCCCAAGCGCGCGGCGATGGCGAAACTCCTCGCCACCGAGACCGCGCAGTACGTCGTCGACCAGGCCGTCCAACTGCACGGCGCCCGCGCGTTGCGCCGCGGCCATCTGCTCGAACACCTCTACCGCGAGGTGCGCGCCCCGCGTATCTACGAGGGCGCCAGTGAGGTGCAGCGCGGCATCATCGCCAAGGAGCTCTACGCGACCAGGGAGGCCGCCCAGTGA
- a CDS encoding RidA family protein — MTAERVNPPDLSPPTGFSHAVVATGSRVVFLAGQTALDTDGKVTGETLPEQFERALGNLLTALAAAGGTPADLARVTVYATDVADYRDRAAELGRVWRRLAGRDYPAMAVVEVVRLWDERAVVELDGFAVLP; from the coding sequence GTGACCGCCGAACGCGTCAACCCGCCCGACCTGTCCCCGCCCACGGGCTTCTCGCACGCGGTCGTCGCCACCGGGTCACGGGTCGTGTTCCTGGCCGGCCAGACCGCGCTGGACACCGATGGGAAGGTGACCGGGGAGACCCTGCCCGAGCAGTTCGAGCGGGCGCTCGGCAACCTGCTGACGGCACTCGCGGCGGCCGGGGGCACCCCGGCCGACCTCGCCCGCGTCACCGTCTACGCGACCGACGTGGCGGACTACCGCGACCGGGCCGCCGAACTGGGCCGCGTCTGGCGGCGCCTGGCCGGACGCGACTACCCGGCGATGGCGGTCGTCGAGGTCGTCCGGCTGTGGGACGAGCGGGCGGTGGTGGAACTGGACGGGTTCGCGGTACTGCCGTAG
- a CDS encoding DUF5999 family protein: MCSHRSSCPSVQADTAHVVVAHVPAAHVVAAHPEQGWSLLCDGSIVFDDSGVLLPDGSVVAPHRLQAARLAQAA; this comes from the coding sequence ATGTGTTCTCACCGGTCCTCGTGCCCGTCCGTCCAAGCCGACACCGCACATGTGGTCGTGGCACACGTGCCTGCCGCACACGTGGTTGCGGCACACCCCGAGCAGGGCTGGAGCCTGCTGTGCGACGGCTCGATCGTGTTCGACGACAGCGGTGTGCTGCTGCCCGACGGCAGTGTGGTGGCGCCCCACCGGCTGCAGGCCGCCCGCCTGGCGCAGGCGGCGTGA
- a CDS encoding DUF6299 family protein, translating into MPLRPALAATVGAVLLLLAAAPSAPAADTDSTTEVKESVTVDKKIRLASDGTVTVSGTYRCADAEGPVFVSASVARRKSDTRHAIGGTLAECDGKKHRWVNEGTPTPSTLEAGKADVEATLVELRPVDVLGGLPLPYFHAKLKKNATLVKD; encoded by the coding sequence ATGCCCCTGCGCCCCGCGCTCGCCGCCACCGTCGGCGCCGTCCTGCTCCTGCTGGCCGCCGCGCCCTCGGCCCCCGCCGCCGACACCGATTCCACCACCGAGGTCAAGGAGTCCGTGACCGTCGACAAGAAGATCCGCCTGGCCTCCGACGGCACCGTCACCGTGTCCGGCACCTACCGCTGCGCCGACGCCGAGGGTCCCGTCTTCGTCAGCGCCTCCGTGGCCCGGCGGAAGTCCGACACCCGCCACGCCATCGGCGGCACCCTTGCCGAGTGCGACGGCAAGAAGCACCGCTGGGTGAACGAGGGCACCCCCACCCCGTCCACGCTCGAGGCCGGCAAGGCGGACGTCGAGGCCACCCTCGTCGAGCTGCGCCCCGTGGACGTGCTGGGCGGGCTGCCTCTGCCGTACTTCCACGCGAAGCTGAAGAAGAACGCGACCCTCGTGAAGGACTGA
- a CDS encoding ATP-binding SpoIIE family protein phosphatase, whose translation MDSSAGHLLARAAQELRRRADELSAEVEECLRRELPALYDAPDIARVVSQNVTDHIAAALGGLEGEIEAGQIELPAADTARSLGLARHGTPLSTVLRAFRLAQGIVNDRLLEELPRLGGDAEQVSAAARALTAMSTTYVDRVSEQGVEAFQEERDRRLRWRSRMVNEASMRIGTTLDIDRTAQELADLAAERFADFVTVDLLDPLLRGEDAAVETPYVLRRMAQGPADATGPEPAVRPQEIHHCHDGSPTEQALTTGQPSRHQNDRSEDPSSIHSTLVVPLRARGTTLGLAEFHRCETPARYDDEDLLLAEEIAARAAVAVDNARRYTHARATALTLQRSLLPRNAPLQSAVDVAYRYLPAGSDAGVGGDWYDVIPLSGARVALVVGDVVGHGIRAAATMGRLRTAVRTLADIDLPPDELLTHLDDVVLRLSAEESGDQDGPGDGDIGATCLYAVYDPISRRCTLARAGHVPPAVVVREGRAELLDLPPGPPLGLGGLPFETVEVDLPEGSLIALYTDGLIEARAHDVEGGLAALREVLARPAPSLDAACDTVLEALLPSTKPDDDIALLLARTRALGADRVATWDLEPDPAEVGRVRGEVSRQLAAWGLGDMDFIAELVVSELVTNAIRYGRPPISLRLIHDRALLLEVSDASSTTPHLRRARVFDEGGRGLLLVAQLAEQWGTRHARRGKTVWAQLSETAELPLPVL comes from the coding sequence GTGGATTCCTCGGCCGGCCATCTTCTCGCGCGAGCGGCACAGGAGCTCAGGCGGCGAGCCGACGAGCTCTCCGCCGAGGTGGAGGAGTGCCTGCGGCGCGAACTGCCGGCCCTCTACGACGCCCCCGACATCGCCCGCGTCGTCTCCCAGAACGTCACCGACCACATCGCCGCCGCCCTCGGCGGCCTCGAGGGCGAGATCGAAGCGGGCCAGATCGAGCTGCCCGCCGCCGACACCGCCCGCTCCCTGGGACTGGCCCGGCACGGCACGCCCCTGAGCACCGTCCTGCGGGCGTTCCGCCTGGCCCAGGGCATCGTCAACGACCGCCTGCTGGAGGAGCTGCCCCGGCTGGGCGGCGACGCCGAGCAGGTCAGCGCGGCGGCCCGCGCGCTGACCGCGATGTCGACCACCTATGTGGACCGGGTCAGCGAACAGGGCGTGGAGGCGTTCCAGGAGGAGCGGGACCGCCGGTTGCGCTGGCGGTCGAGGATGGTGAACGAGGCGAGCATGCGCATCGGCACCACCCTCGACATCGACCGCACCGCGCAGGAACTGGCCGACCTCGCCGCCGAACGCTTCGCCGACTTCGTCACCGTCGACCTCCTCGACCCGCTGCTGCGCGGGGAGGACGCCGCCGTGGAGACGCCGTACGTGCTGCGCCGGATGGCCCAGGGCCCGGCGGACGCCACCGGACCGGAGCCGGCCGTCCGCCCGCAGGAGATCCACCACTGCCACGACGGGTCGCCCACCGAGCAGGCCCTGACCACCGGGCAGCCCTCCCGGCACCAGAACGACCGCTCCGAGGACCCGAGCAGCATCCACTCGACCCTGGTGGTGCCGCTGCGCGCCCGGGGCACCACGCTGGGTCTCGCCGAGTTCCACCGCTGCGAGACACCCGCCCGCTACGACGACGAGGACCTCCTCCTCGCCGAGGAGATCGCCGCCCGGGCCGCCGTCGCCGTCGACAACGCCCGCCGCTACACCCACGCCCGGGCCACCGCGCTCACCCTCCAGCGCAGCCTCCTCCCGCGCAACGCGCCCCTGCAGTCCGCGGTGGACGTCGCCTACCGCTACCTCCCGGCCGGCTCGGACGCCGGGGTGGGCGGCGACTGGTACGACGTCATCCCGCTGTCCGGAGCCCGGGTGGCGCTCGTGGTCGGAGACGTGGTCGGCCACGGCATCCGGGCCGCCGCCACGATGGGCCGGCTGCGGACCGCCGTACGCACCCTGGCCGACATCGACCTGCCGCCCGACGAACTCCTCACCCACTTGGACGACGTCGTGCTGCGGCTGTCGGCCGAGGAGTCCGGAGACCAGGACGGCCCGGGCGACGGCGACATCGGCGCCACCTGCCTGTACGCCGTCTACGACCCGATCTCGCGCCGCTGCACCCTGGCCCGGGCCGGTCATGTGCCCCCGGCGGTGGTGGTGCGCGAGGGCAGGGCGGAACTGCTCGACCTGCCGCCCGGCCCGCCGCTGGGCCTCGGTGGCCTGCCCTTCGAGACCGTAGAGGTCGACCTGCCGGAGGGCAGCCTCATCGCCCTCTACACCGACGGTCTGATCGAGGCCCGCGCCCACGACGTGGAGGGCGGACTCGCGGCCCTGCGCGAAGTCCTGGCCCGCCCGGCCCCCAGCCTGGACGCGGCCTGCGACACGGTCCTCGAGGCCCTCCTCCCCTCCACGAAGCCGGACGACGACATCGCCCTGCTCCTCGCCCGCACCCGCGCCCTCGGCGCCGACCGCGTCGCCACCTGGGACCTGGAACCCGACCCCGCGGAGGTCGGCCGCGTACGCGGAGAGGTCTCACGCCAACTCGCCGCCTGGGGCCTCGGCGACATGGACTTCATCGCCGAACTGGTCGTCAGCGAACTGGTCACCAACGCCATCCGCTACGGCCGCCCCCCGATCAGCCTGCGCCTCATCCACGACCGGGCCCTGCTCCTCGAGGTCTCCGACGCCAGCAGCACCACCCCGCACCTGCGCCGCGCCCGCGTCTTCGACGAGGGCGGCCGCGGCCTCCTCCTGGTCGCCCAACTCGCCGAACAATGGGGCACCCGCCACGCCCGCCGCGGCAAAACGGTCTGGGCCCAGCTGAGCGAAACAGCCGAACTGCCGCTGCCGGTCCTGTAG
- a CDS encoding class F sortase, which yields MGLDARVQPVGVTERGDMTVPDDPSVAGWYRYGPAPGSPEGSAVLVGHVDSETGALGEFAALYDVRRGDRVEVRRAKAGPIVYRVVSRVTVPKDELPPSAFRRTGDPVLTLITCAPPFEPERGGYLANLVVTAEPVRE from the coding sequence GTGGGCCTCGACGCCCGCGTACAGCCGGTCGGTGTGACCGAGCGGGGAGACATGACCGTCCCCGACGACCCCTCCGTGGCCGGGTGGTACCGCTACGGCCCGGCGCCCGGCAGCCCCGAGGGGTCGGCCGTGCTCGTCGGGCACGTGGACAGTGAGACGGGCGCCCTCGGCGAATTCGCCGCGCTCTACGACGTACGGCGCGGCGATCGCGTCGAGGTCCGGCGAGCGAAGGCCGGGCCGATCGTCTACCGCGTCGTCTCGCGCGTCACCGTGCCCAAGGACGAGTTGCCGCCCTCGGCGTTCCGCCGAACGGGCGATCCCGTCCTGACGCTGATCACCTGTGCACCGCCCTTCGAGCCCGAGCGCGGCGGCTACCTGGCCAACCTCGTCGTCACGGCGGAGCCGGTGCGTGAGTGA